From Pseudonocardia autotrophica, one genomic window encodes:
- a CDS encoding UDP-N-acetylglucosamine--N-acetylmuramyl-(pentapeptide) pyrophosphoryl-undecaprenol N-acetylglucosamine transferase, translated as MPGALSVVVAGGGSAGHIEPALALADAIRRLVPGARVTALGTEKGLDTQLIPARGYPLELIPPVPLPRKPTADLLKLPGNVRGAVRRVREVLDSVQADVVVGFGGFVSLPAYLGARGRVPIVVHEANARAGLANKVGARFAAAVATAVPGTGLANEQVVGMPLRRSITTLDRAALRPEARTYFNVPPHAPLLLVFGGSQGARTLNDAVAESLPAFTERGISVLHAYGRNGTPADPRPGYFPTPYIERMDLAYAAADVVLGRSGMTTVAELTAVGLPAVYVPLPHGNGEQALNARPVVQAGGGKLVPDEDMNGERAVDELMPMLTDPDLALAMGRRARAAGHGEADEKLARIVMEVARR; from the coding sequence GTGCCCGGTGCGCTGTCGGTCGTCGTCGCCGGTGGCGGCTCGGCCGGGCACATCGAGCCCGCGCTGGCCCTCGCCGACGCGATCCGCAGGCTGGTGCCCGGCGCCCGGGTCACCGCGCTCGGCACCGAGAAGGGGCTGGACACCCAGCTCATCCCGGCCCGCGGCTACCCGCTCGAACTGATCCCGCCGGTGCCGCTGCCCCGCAAGCCCACCGCCGACCTGCTGAAGCTGCCCGGCAACGTCCGTGGCGCGGTCCGCAGGGTTCGCGAGGTGCTGGACTCGGTGCAGGCCGACGTCGTCGTCGGGTTCGGCGGGTTCGTCTCGCTGCCGGCCTACCTCGGCGCGCGCGGACGGGTGCCGATCGTCGTGCACGAGGCGAACGCCAGGGCCGGGCTGGCGAACAAGGTCGGCGCCCGCTTCGCCGCGGCCGTCGCCACCGCAGTCCCCGGCACCGGGCTGGCGAACGAGCAGGTCGTCGGCATGCCGCTGCGCCGCTCGATCACCACGCTGGACCGGGCCGCGCTGCGGCCGGAGGCACGCACCTACTTCAACGTGCCCCCGCACGCGCCGCTGCTGCTCGTCTTCGGCGGATCGCAGGGCGCCCGCACGCTCAACGACGCCGTCGCCGAGTCGCTGCCCGCCTTCACCGAACGCGGGATCTCGGTACTGCACGCATACGGGCGCAACGGGACCCCGGCCGATCCGCGACCCGGCTACTTCCCGACGCCCTACATCGAGCGGATGGACCTGGCCTACGCCGCGGCCGACGTCGTCCTCGGCCGGTCCGGGATGACGACGGTCGCCGAGCTGACCGCGGTCGGGCTGCCCGCCGTGTACGTCCCGCTGCCGCACGGCAACGGCGAGCAGGCACTCAACGCCCGCCCGGTCGTGCAGGCGGGCGGCGGCAAACTGGTTCCCGACGAGGACATGAACGGCGAACGCGCCGTCGACGAGTTGATGCCGATGCTCACCGACCCGGATCTGGCACTGGCCATGGGCCGGCGGGCCCGGGCGGCGGGCCACGGTGAGGCGGACGAGAAGCTCGCCCGGATCGTGATGGAGGTGGCTCGGCGGTGA
- the ftsW gene encoding putative lipid II flippase FtsW has protein sequence MSPAVPGPGPRRTAGALLVTGIRGGSRRLRRWLRRPLTSLHLILGVFGLLTLFGLVMVLSASAVSAGGSSYSVFTRQLMFCGVGLVLFYIGLRVRPATLRSAAPVLLIVGLAALIAVLIPGIGVVRGGARSWFAIGPVSLQPSEAIKIALTLWGAHVLVARRAVMHRWKHALNPVVPVTLFVFTLLVLQPDLGMTISIGIVMLALLYFGGAPVKLLALIAGGGLVGAVALGLTAGYRASRITAFLSPGTADPLGPAYQATQALYALADGGLFGVGLGQGRAKWDYLPNAHNDFIFAIIGEELGLVGAFAVLALFATLAYTGMRIAARNTDPWLRIVVATSTTGLVVQAAINIGYVVGLLPVTGLQLPLISSGGTSLVVTMFLFGLLTNAARHEPEAVAALRKDGQGRVAKLLRLPLPEPYRAPGPSSRWAAR, from the coding sequence GTGAGCCCGGCGGTACCGGGGCCCGGACCGCGCCGGACGGCGGGCGCGCTGCTCGTCACCGGGATCCGCGGCGGGTCACGCCGGCTGCGGCGCTGGCTGCGCCGCCCGCTCACCTCACTGCACCTGATCCTCGGCGTCTTCGGCCTGCTGACGCTGTTCGGCCTGGTCATGGTGCTCTCGGCGTCCGCGGTGTCGGCCGGCGGCTCGTCGTACTCGGTGTTCACCCGGCAGCTCATGTTCTGCGGGGTCGGCCTGGTGCTGTTCTACATCGGGTTGCGGGTGCGGCCGGCCACGCTGCGGTCCGCGGCGCCGGTACTGCTGATCGTGGGCCTCGCCGCGCTGATCGCGGTGCTGATCCCTGGGATCGGTGTGGTCCGCGGTGGTGCCCGCTCCTGGTTCGCGATCGGGCCGGTGTCGCTGCAGCCCTCCGAGGCGATCAAGATCGCGCTGACGCTGTGGGGGGCGCACGTCCTGGTCGCCCGGCGGGCGGTGATGCACCGCTGGAAGCACGCGCTGAACCCGGTCGTCCCGGTCACCCTGTTCGTCTTCACGCTGCTCGTGCTGCAGCCCGATCTCGGCATGACGATCTCGATCGGCATCGTGATGCTGGCCCTGCTCTACTTCGGCGGCGCCCCGGTGAAGCTGCTCGCGCTGATCGCCGGCGGCGGGCTGGTCGGCGCCGTCGCCCTCGGGCTGACCGCGGGATACCGGGCGAGCCGGATCACCGCGTTCCTCTCGCCCGGCACCGCCGACCCGCTGGGCCCGGCCTATCAGGCGACGCAGGCGCTCTACGCGCTGGCCGACGGCGGCCTGTTCGGGGTCGGGCTCGGGCAGGGCCGCGCGAAGTGGGACTACCTGCCGAACGCGCACAACGACTTCATCTTCGCGATCATCGGCGAGGAGCTCGGGCTGGTCGGCGCGTTCGCGGTGCTGGCACTGTTCGCGACGCTGGCCTACACCGGGATGCGGATCGCCGCCCGGAACACCGATCCGTGGCTGCGGATCGTCGTCGCGACCTCGACCACCGGCCTGGTGGTCCAGGCCGCGATCAACATCGGATACGTGGTGGGGCTGCTCCCGGTGACCGGGCTGCAGCTGCCGCTGATCTCCTCCGGCGGGACATCGCTGGTGGTGACCATGTTCCTGTTCGGGCTGCTCACCAATGCCGCCCGGCACGAACCGGAGGCCGTGGCGGCCCTCCGCAAGGACGGGCAGGGCCGGGTGGCGAAGCTGCTGCGGCTGCCGCTGCCGGAGCCCTACCGGGCGCCGGGGCCGTCGTCACGATGGGCGGCACGATGA